From the Candidatus Kapaibacterium sp. genome, the window TACGAGGATAAGGTAATAAAAGCTACTTTAATCGGTTTGACTTTGAATGTAATCGTTAATATGATTCTAATACCTATATACGGCTTGTATGGTGCGGCAATTGCTACCATATTCAGCGAACTGTCAGTTTTGACAATGATGCTAATTTTATTTAGAAAAGTTCACGGAAATTTATATCTTCCCAATCTGGCTAAAGCATTCGTAGCAACGCTTATTGGAGTCTCACCCGGATTTGTTATGCTGGCACTTGGACTAAACATGTATTTATCCGTCATAGTTACTGTTACGGCATGTATTTTGATTTATTTATATACCAAATTGGTTGATTTCAACGAAATAAGGGGATATTTGAAGAAATGAAATATGATTATCTGATAGTTGGTGCGGGTTATGCCGGATGCGTTATGGCAGAACGCATTACTAATGAATTGGGCAAGAAGGTGCTGATTGTTGACAAACGCGACCACATAGCCGGAAATGCTTATGATTATTTCGATGAAGCGGGTTTGCTCGTACATAAATACGGACCGCATATTTTTCATACATCATCCAAAAAAGTATGGGACTACTTGTCGCAATTTACCGAATGGAATCCCTATGTTCACCACGTCAAAGCAGTCGTAGAAGGCAAATTAGTTCCTGTTCCTTTCAATCTGAACTCATTATATACAGTATTTCCACCCGATTTTGCCCGAAAATTGGAAATCAAGCTAATTGAAAATTATGGTTTCGGGCTGAAAATTCCGATATTGAAAATGCGTGAAACTGACGACGCGGATATTAAATTTCTTGCCGAATATATTTACAAGAATGTTTTCCTTGGCTATACAATCAAACAATGGGGCTTGAAACCTGAAGAATTGGACTATTCCGTTACTTCGCGAGTGCCTGTTTTCATATCTCGCGACGACAGGTATTTCCAAGATACTTACCAAGGTATCCCAAAGCATGGTTACACGGAAATGTTCAAAAAAATCATTGCCAACAAAAATATCAGAATCCTTTTAAAAACCGATTATAAAGAGATAATTGACGATATTAAATTTGACAAAATCATATATTCGGGTCCAATTGATTACTTTTTTGATTATTCCCATGGTGAATTGCCATACAGAAGTTTGAATTTTTCTCTCGTAAATTTCGATTTGGAGCAATTCCAATCCGGGGCGCAAATCAATTATCCCAATAATCATGATTATACACGAATCACCGAGTTCAAGCATCTGACAATGCAAAAGCATCACCGTACAACTGTGGCTTACGAATATCCTCAGCCTTATGTTATCGGCGAAAATGACCCGTATTATCCAATTCCTCGAGCAGAAAATGACGAAATTTTCAAAAAATACGCCGCCGAAGCCGACAAACTCAAAAATGTGATTTTTGTTGGCAGATTGGCAGATTATAAATATTACAATATGGACCAGATTGTTGGTGTGACACTTCAGAAATTTGAAAAAAGTATAGCAAATTTAAGAACATAATGCAAGATTTGAATAAATACCCTCTTTGTGTGGATTTGGACGGCACTTTGATTAGAACCGATATAATGTTCGAGTCAATTTTCTTGTTGTTGAAGAAGAATATATTTTATATTTTCATGATTCCCATTTGGTTGATGAAAGGGCGCTATGAGCTAAAAGAACAATTGGCAAAACACGTCGAGCCAAATGTTGAAATTTTGCCCTACAATGAGGAAGTCATACGCATTTCCGAAGCGGCTCATGCCGCCGGAAGAGATGTGTATTTAGTGACGGCATCGTATCATACTATCGCTGAAAAAGTCGGTCAGAAATTCCCCTTTTTCAAGGGAACCTATGCTTCGAAAGACGGAATTAACCTCGTGGCAAAAACCAAATCCGATTTTTTAGTCAAACAATTTGGCAAAGGACAATTTGATTATGCGGGTGACAGTTACAAAGACCGATTTGTTTGGCAAAATTCTCACGGCAAAGTATTGGTCAATTGTTCCGACGAAA encodes:
- the glf gene encoding UDP-galactopyranose mutase, whose protein sequence is MKYDYLIVGAGYAGCVMAERITNELGKKVLIVDKRDHIAGNAYDYFDEAGLLVHKYGPHIFHTSSKKVWDYLSQFTEWNPYVHHVKAVVEGKLVPVPFNLNSLYTVFPPDFARKLEIKLIENYGFGLKIPILKMRETDDADIKFLAEYIYKNVFLGYTIKQWGLKPEELDYSVTSRVPVFISRDDRYFQDTYQGIPKHGYTEMFKKIIANKNIRILLKTDYKEIIDDIKFDKIIYSGPIDYFFDYSHGELPYRSLNFSLVNFDLEQFQSGAQINYPNNHDYTRITEFKHLTMQKHHRTTVAYEYPQPYVIGENDPYYPIPRAENDEIFKKYAAEADKLKNVIFVGRLADYKYYNMDQIVGVTLQKFEKSIANLRT